The DNA region AATAGCACCTGAGCCTTCTGTGATTCGTTTTATGGGGGTTTTGTCCACTGTAGGGGGTTTTGGCAAGCGTCTCCGGAGCCAGGGGTGGCGCAGGGCCTGGCTGGGGGTCATGCGCAGAGAGGGGTCCCACTCCAGACACTGTTTGAGGAAGTCCAAGAAGAGAGGGTCATCGCAGCCCTTGAGGGCCGTCACCCAATCCTTGCTCCCAGGGGGACCCCGAACTTTGCCCCGACGCGAGCGTCCTCCGTTCAGCACCACAGAGCCGTCCGGCAGAGTAGTGACTGTGCAGTACCGAGGGTAGCCTTTGGAGCTAACGAAATTTTTGGCTCTTTTGGATGCATCCAGCAGTTTTTGCGAAGGCATTCCGAGAAGTTCGATGATGCAGGCTAGCTGGTCCCCTTCGTCTTCCCCTGGCAAAAGAGGGTACCCTGTCAGAAGCTCCGCCAAAATGCAACCCAAGCTCCACATATCGATGGGCATTCCATACCGAGACCCTAGGATGACCTCCGGTGCTCTGTAGAAACGGGACTGGATGTAAGTGTAGACCCGCTGGTGCTCATAGCAGCTGGAACCAAAGTCAATGACTTTAATCCCACTGCGACCCTGCTGCTTCAGCAAGATGTTTTCAGGTTTGAGGTCACAGTGGATGATCCGGTTCTTGTGCAAAGAGTCCAGACACTGGAGAATGGAGTGTGCAAACTTGCGCACCAGTGGCAGGCTGAAGCCTTGAAACTTGTTCTTCTTGATGAGCTCGTAGAGGTTCATACTGAGCAGTTCAAAAGTCATGCAGATGTGGTTGCGGAATGTGAAGTGCTCCAACATGTGGATGACGTTCATGGTGGAATCCTTGTCCTGCTTGCGTAGATGTTCCAGGATCCGTATCTCTTCGGCCGCCTGCCGATGGAAGCGCTTCTCGTTGCGCACCATCTTGAGAGCCACATGCTGGTGCGACTTGTGGTCATAGGCCTTCACCACCTGCCCAAAGCTGCCCTTGCCGATGACCTTGAGCACCTCGTAGCGGTAAGCGATGTGGTCATGGGGCACGTGGATGTAGGAGCCCTGGTCGTCATCATAGCCACCATTATTGGAGCCCCCAATCACGCCGGAGCGCTTCTTGGCATTGGGACCAGTGAAGTAAATCTCCGGGTAGTTGAATATTTCTTGGTGCTCAAAAGCCATGAGTTTGGACATGTACTGCTTCATAGCCTGCTCAGGTGTTAGAGAGACTGGTTTAGACTTGCTATCAGAGGACTTGAGGGAGGTGGAACTGCCCTGACGACACTGGGTGCCCTCCAACTGCCTGTCGGGCACTGGGAGACCCGTCCGGTCCACTGTCGTCAAGCCGTTGGGCTGTGAGGTCAACAGTGTCCTTTTGTTGCTGTTTTCCTCAAACAACTGCTGAACATGTATCTGCTGGTGGTTCCCAATGTGCAAGTGGTCATTCATTGTGTGCTTATTGCCCCCAATCTGAAAGAAAAATCGACAATTACAGCAATTAGAAATGTTGgtcaaaaatgcaataaaaaacacAGTATGAAGATCGTATTTTATAATTTTCATACAAGCTTCATTAAAAAGGCATTAGGTGACATTTCCCCTCCAAGTTCCTCGGGCTACAACCTTATGAGAGGCTAAAGCCATCTCCGACCATCTGTAATTACAAGCCCTTTCAGCAGCCAGGACAGTATGGAGCTCACGAGCAGATCTCAGGCATACCTGTTCCACATTTTACATGTACAACGTTGCCTTGATGCAGGATCCATCATGACTAGTAATCACGACTCATGCGGTGTCACCTACCTACAGGCAAGTGACAGGACTTAAACCAATATAAAC from Brienomyrus brachyistius isolate T26 chromosome 1, BBRACH_0.4, whole genome shotgun sequence includes:
- the dyrk2 gene encoding dual specificity tyrosine-phosphorylation-regulated kinase 2 isoform X2, coding for MDIPVGSLIQVFNQVHLGSNETGCTGFLICWFDNCTTISTGSLKIGGNKHTMNDHLHIGNHQQIHVQQLFEENSNKRTLLTSQPNGLTTVDRTGLPVPDRQLEGTQCRQGSSTSLKSSDSKSKPVSLTPEQAMKQYMSKLMAFEHQEIFNYPEIYFTGPNAKKRSGVIGGSNNGGYDDDQGSYIHVPHDHIAYRYEVLKVIGKGSFGQVVKAYDHKSHQHVALKMVRNEKRFHRQAAEEIRILEHLRKQDKDSTMNVIHMLEHFTFRNHICMTFELLSMNLYELIKKNKFQGFSLPLVRKFAHSILQCLDSLHKNRIIHCDLKPENILLKQQGRSGIKVIDFGSSCYEHQRVYTYIQSRFYRAPEVILGSRYGMPIDMWSLGCILAELLTGYPLLPGEDEGDQLACIIELLGMPSQKLLDASKRAKNFVSSKGYPRYCTVTTLPDGSVVLNGGRSRRGKVRGPPGSKDWVTALKGCDDPLFLDFLKQCLEWDPSLRMTPSQALRHPWLRRRLPKPPTVDKTPIKRITEGSGAITSISKLPPTTGSVSKLRTSLAQMTDANGNIQQRTMLPKLVN
- the dyrk2 gene encoding dual specificity tyrosine-phosphorylation-regulated kinase 2 isoform X1, with amino-acid sequence MCDSPAAMLTKKPCAAVYPTGKGGEIVCQLQSSPGVGAGGLRAGAGTDPPSAVTLPPIRNTGPLTIGGNKHTMNDHLHIGNHQQIHVQQLFEENSNKRTLLTSQPNGLTTVDRTGLPVPDRQLEGTQCRQGSSTSLKSSDSKSKPVSLTPEQAMKQYMSKLMAFEHQEIFNYPEIYFTGPNAKKRSGVIGGSNNGGYDDDQGSYIHVPHDHIAYRYEVLKVIGKGSFGQVVKAYDHKSHQHVALKMVRNEKRFHRQAAEEIRILEHLRKQDKDSTMNVIHMLEHFTFRNHICMTFELLSMNLYELIKKNKFQGFSLPLVRKFAHSILQCLDSLHKNRIIHCDLKPENILLKQQGRSGIKVIDFGSSCYEHQRVYTYIQSRFYRAPEVILGSRYGMPIDMWSLGCILAELLTGYPLLPGEDEGDQLACIIELLGMPSQKLLDASKRAKNFVSSKGYPRYCTVTTLPDGSVVLNGGRSRRGKVRGPPGSKDWVTALKGCDDPLFLDFLKQCLEWDPSLRMTPSQALRHPWLRRRLPKPPTVDKTPIKRITEGSGAITSISKLPPTTGSVSKLRTSLAQMTDANGNIQQRTMLPKLVN